The Candidatus Alcyoniella australis DNA window GTTCTACGTCGTGGACCTGTGGAACGAGACCTTCAGCCTGTACATCGAGCTGTGGCAGGTGCCCGCCTACGCCAACTACGAGCTCGAGCTCTACCGTTGCGACGACGAGCAGTGCGCCTCAACCGAGTTGGCCGCAACCTCGTACAACGCCGCGGGTCAGTCCGAGAGCATCGTGATTCACGATACCCCGGCCTACGAGGACGGCGGGTACTATTGCGTGCGCGTGTTCTCGGCCGACGATTATTCCTGCGACCCGTACGTGCTCTATCTCCAGGGACCGGGGGACAAGTGACCGCACAGATTTCGAGCATCCTGGCGTCCGCGATTGTGGCGCAAAGCGCCGCCCCAACGGCCCGGCCGGGACAATTGCAGTTCGTGATCATCGGTCTGGGCACGGTCTTCCTGGTGTTGATCCTGCTCTACGCGGCGATCAGGCTGTTAGCATGGATTATCAACCGCGAGGCGCGCGCGCCGCAGCAGGTCGAACCGATCAGCGGCGGAATCGTGTCCCGGATCGTGTCACAGCCCCAGCCCGTGGCTGATGCCCCGGCCGCGTTCGAGCCGGAGCCCACGCGACCACAGCTCGACCCGCCGCAGGTGGCCGCGCTGGCCTATGCGGTCTATCGCCGTCGGCTGAGCCAGGGACGGCCGCCGGGAGTCCAAGGCGGACCGGGCAGCGACGGCGCCTGGTCGCGCAAGGCGCGTCTGGACCAAAGCGATCGGCTGAGCAGCCGCTGGGAGAATCCGCGATGAAGCGCTTTGAACTCGACGTGGAGGGCCGTCGCTACTGGATCAAGATCCTCGACGAAGGTCCCCAGGGCGCCACGGTGGAGGTGGACGGCAAGCCCTATAGCGTGCGCCTCGGCGCCAAGCTGGCCCTTGATGGCGAGCCCGCGTCCGCGTTGCCGAGCAGTGCGCAGCCCGCAGCGGCCTCAATGCCCGCGTCCCCGGCGCAAGCGGCGGAAGCCGCACCGGAACAGGGCTGCGTCGAGATTCGCTCGCCCATGCCCGGCACCATTTTACAGTTGCTGGTCGAGCCAGGAACTTTGGTGCAGGCCGGGCAGGCGCTGATGGTGCTTGAGGCGATGAAGATGGAGAATCAGATTGCGTCCCCGGTTGCCGGGACTGTCGAGCGCCTTGAGGCCGTAGCGGGCCGCGAGGTGAGCAAGGGCCGACTGCTGGCCGTAATCCGCAAGCAAGACTAGCACCATGTTGGAATTCATCCAGAGCACGGGGATCTATCAGCTCGACTGGCGCAGCCTGACGATGATCGTCATCGGGCTGGTTTTCATCGGCCTGGCGATCATCAAGCGTTTCGAGCCGCTGCTGCTGATTCCCATCGGCTTCGGCATTATCATTGCCAACATCCCGTTCTCAGCGGCCGATATCAACGATCCGCACAGCACGATGTACTATCTGTACATGGGCGTGGAAATGGAGATCTATCCGCCGCTGATCTTCCTCGGGATCGGCGCGATGACCGACTTCAGTTTTCTGCTGTCCAAGCCGCGGCTGATTTTACTTGGTGCCGCGGCCCAGATCGGCATCTTCAGTACGTTCTGGATCGCGGGCTCCCTGGACTTCACCCTCAAACAGGCGGCGGCGATCGGCATTATAGGCGGCGCTGACGGCCCGACCGCGATCTACACCACCTCGATTCTCGCCCCGGACCTATTGGCGCCGATCAGCCTGGCGGCCTACAGCTACATGGCGCTGGTGCCGATCATCCAGCCGCCGATAATGCGCCTGCTGACCACCCGGGCCGAGCGCCGGATCAGGATGGCCGCGCCGCGCGACGTCGGACGCGCCGAACGCATCGCCTTCCCCCTGGTCGGCACGCTGGTCACTGTGCTGATCGTGCCCAAGGCCGCGGTGCTGCTGGGCATGCTGTTTTTCGGCAACCTGCTCAAGGAGAGCGGCGTCACCGACCGGCTGTCGAACACGGCCAAGGGCTCGTTCATCGACGCGGTGACGATTTTGCTCGGCGTATCGGTTGGCGCGTCGGCCAAGGGAGCGACGTTTCTGAGCAGCCAGAGCATCAAGATCTTTTTGCTCGGCGTGTGCGCGTTCGCCGTGGCATCGGCCGGAGGCGTGCTGTTCGCCAAGCTGATGAACCTGGTCTCGCGCGAGAAGATCAACCCCTTGATCGGCTCCGCCGGAGTCTCGGCAGTGCCCATGGCAGCGCGCGTTTCCCAGATGGTGGCCCAGAGCGAGTCGCCGGACAACTTCATCCTGATGCACGCCATGGGGCCCAACGTGGCGGGCGTGATCGGCTCGGCCGTGGCCGCGGGAGTGCTGCTCAGCTTCTTCGCCTAACAAGGGGTGGGGTAAAGATCGATAAATCGATCTTTGGCACCTTTTGAGGTGCCGCAAAACTCGCGTAGGTCGCTGGTCGTAGTGCCACGACCCACCCCGCGTCGAAAGATTGGGAAGGGGTAGGTAAAGATCGATAAATCGATCTTTGTGTGTAGGGCTCGCGGGGCATTGGAACGAAATTTCTTAATATCGTTCTGCATGCCGCCTCTAACATTATCCGCGACCCTCAACAGTCAGTAGGTCAGCCGTACCGGGTTCTCCACGCTCTTTTTCTTCGACATGCGCGCGGAAAAGTTCGTTGTTTGGCCCACCTCAAAATAAATTTCGTTCCAACACCCCGCGAGCCAGGGTGGGGGCAGGCAGGCGGCGCGATGGCGGCACGCCATCGCGCCGCCGTCTCTCTCCCCCCGCGCGAGCAGAGTATTGGATTGTTTATCGCTCACTGCGAGAGAAGCACGATGGCCCGATCTGCGCGTTCTCATCCGAGGGTGGACTGATACGCGAAGTTTGCGGTGCCATGTGCCAAGCCACGATCTATGATCGATAATCGTGCGGAATATCTTGCCTTGATGAACAACACTTCTTTGAGAACGCGCAGAGCGGGCTATCGTGCGTAGTCAGGTGGTAAATCTCAATCCAATACCCTGCTCGCGCCCACCCAATAATGTTATTCAACATTATTATTCCCCCACCTTATATTGTGGGAAGACTTGATTTGACGCCCCAGGTTGATCGCGGATAGGATTCTTAGCCTTGAATTCGCAGGATTGCATGACGTGAACCGAATAAAACTGCTCGACGACGGAACCATCAACCGCATTGCTGCGGGCG harbors:
- a CDS encoding OadG family protein, with the translated sequence MTAQISSILASAIVAQSAAPTARPGQLQFVIIGLGTVFLVLILLYAAIRLLAWIINREARAPQQVEPISGGIVSRIVSQPQPVADAPAAFEPEPTRPQLDPPQVAALAYAVYRRRLSQGRPPGVQGGPGSDGAWSRKARLDQSDRLSSRWENPR
- a CDS encoding biotin/lipoyl-containing protein, with amino-acid sequence MKRFELDVEGRRYWIKILDEGPQGATVEVDGKPYSVRLGAKLALDGEPASALPSSAQPAAASMPASPAQAAEAAPEQGCVEIRSPMPGTILQLLVEPGTLVQAGQALMVLEAMKMENQIASPVAGTVERLEAVAGREVSKGRLLAVIRKQD
- a CDS encoding sodium ion-translocating decarboxylase subunit beta; this encodes MLEFIQSTGIYQLDWRSLTMIVIGLVFIGLAIIKRFEPLLLIPIGFGIIIANIPFSAADINDPHSTMYYLYMGVEMEIYPPLIFLGIGAMTDFSFLLSKPRLILLGAAAQIGIFSTFWIAGSLDFTLKQAAAIGIIGGADGPTAIYTTSILAPDLLAPISLAAYSYMALVPIIQPPIMRLLTTRAERRIRMAAPRDVGRAERIAFPLVGTLVTVLIVPKAAVLLGMLFFGNLLKESGVTDRLSNTAKGSFIDAVTILLGVSVGASAKGATFLSSQSIKIFLLGVCAFAVASAGGVLFAKLMNLVSREKINPLIGSAGVSAVPMAARVSQMVAQSESPDNFILMHAMGPNVAGVIGSAVAAGVLLSFFA